The DNA window AAGTACAGCCAGATAGTCCCCCAGCTCGATGCGCAGATCGACGTTCTCGAGTACAGGGACACCGCCCAGGGAAAACTGCAATCCCTGTATATCGATAACAGGCTCAGCCACACAAAACTCCTGAAAAATTACACGAAAGGATCATATCAATGCCGATGAAAGAAACTCTAACACAAGCCGCCCGGTCATACCACCCAGCCCCACACCCATGCAAGCACGGGCATGGCCAGGGCCGCCAGATACAACCACGCGCCCAGGGACTTGCCCGGAAGGCCGAAGCGGGTGGTCAGAAAGCCGACCGTGCACCCGAGGCCCAAACCGGCCACGAACCCGAAGGCATGAGCGCTGAGGTCGGTCTCCTCCCCGGCCCCGAGCATGGCCAGCAGCCCGAGTCCGGCCCCGAACGGCACCAAGGCTGATCGGACGAAACCCAGAAAACGGCGCAGGACAGAGCCGTGACCCCGTCCATGCAATCCGCCGCCCACGCCGAATGGACTGATGGCGGCCAGCACCCCGGCCGCGCCAAAGGTGGCCGTGGAAAACCCGATGGAATTGTGGTGCACGCCGAGGGCCATGGAGTTGAACAGGTTGCCGATCATTCCTGCCAGAAGAGTCAGGAACCAGGCCAGACCGGAGCCGATTCGCCTTGATGTCAACCAGATGAATACCCCGCCGATGACCGCATTTCCGACCACATGCGGTCCATCTGCATG is part of the Pseudodesulfovibrio sp. S3 genome and encodes:
- a CDS encoding rhomboid family intramembrane serine protease; the encoded protein is MRLANNLLQCGMVIDTENPGFLRRVLQHTWIDIVSQVRGEDASPLSHGEAQLWTLILASRHVPYRLHQWPKAEGGGYAVQVQQWFLARAVDEITLYYEENQPDWRGVNLVDLRPVSGVEPTLLGLSLLIVFFWVYNRTFPGWGLYPERWLKLGSADAWAILSGEWWRLATALTLHADGPHVVGNAVIGGVFIWLTSRRIGSGLAWFLTLLAGMIGNLFNSMALGVHHNSIGFSTATFGAAGVLAAISPFGVGGGLHGRGHGSVLRRFLGFVRSALVPFGAGLGLLAMLGAGEETDLSAHAFGFVAGLGLGCTVGFLTTRFGLPGKSLGAWLYLAALAMPVLAWVWGWVV